The following proteins come from a genomic window of Aspergillus oryzae RIB40 DNA, chromosome 4:
- a CDS encoding uncharacterized protein (predicted protein), translating to MTDNISELARYSGILRGQESFAQAVSYGINTRNWYGGRVPLAVNTILLGLAVFPTWLVVRRYAPIEHDKDATIGQDEEQGSAQHVVGTDFGDKNVVRETVQAK from the exons ATGACCGACAACATCTCAGAACTGG CCCGGTACTCTGGCATCCTCCGTGGGCAGGAAAGTTTCGCTCAGGCCGTTTCATACGGCATCAACACGAGGAATTGGTATGGCGGGCGAGTTCCCCTTGCTGTAAATACTATTTTGCTTG GTCTCGCGGTATTCCCGACCTGGTTGGTTGTTAGGCGTTATGCTCCTATCGAGCATGATAAGGACGCCACTATCGgccaagatgaagaacagGGATCCGCACAACATGTTGTTGGTACGGACTTTGGAGATAAGAATGTAGTGAGGGAAACAGTTCAAGCGAAATGA
- a CDS encoding MFS transporter (synaptic vesicle transporter SVOP and related transporters (major facilitator superfamily)) has translation MASACHDAEGLQETISNPGSFEEKAQGKSSGNAVLAHTSTRASDVVYSAFSKAQKRYIVFCTSWAGFFSPVSSQIYYPALNTLANDLHVSGGLINLTLMSYMVRVPFPRLSMNKKTYDKKIFQGLSPMFVGDFADKAGRRPAYIGCFILYIAANIGLALQNNYAALFVLRCLQSAGISTTIALGSGVVSDIATAAERGSYMGFVTAGTLLGPSVGPVIGGLLAQYLGWRAIFWFLTIFAGTFTIQFLLFFPETARKVVGNGSLPPPTWNLSLINWYQTRSRRTEEEQEEATNTTEERNKITFPNPLRTLSIVFQKDTSLILLSNAILFAGFYDVSASIPSIYQDLYNLNDLQIGLCYIPFGLGATLASIISGKILDSNYRRLAKQLNIPLHNSTSRDLKDFPIEKARLQLAFPLLAIGSLTVIAFGWVLHFGVHLAAPTTILFVMGLGLTGAFNTVSTLLVDLYPGNASAATASNNFVRCLLGAGATALIDPMLNAMGRGWCFTFIAFVMLATAPLLGVVVRFGPRWREESPPKTKPKTRYNRPKDIQRKETIPVAEYPVHCSLNPSNSNHIVTSQMQEKAQCEVKLTREGNARDSM, from the exons ATGGCCTCGGCTTGTCACGATGCAGAAGGCCTCCAAGAAACAATATCTAACCCGGGTAGCTTTGAGGAAAAAGCCCAGGGTAAGAGCTCGGGCAATGCCGTCCTAGCCCACACATCGACCAGGGCCAGCGATGTCGTGTACTCTGCATTTTCGAAAGCGCAGAAGAGATATATCGTCTTTTGTACATCCTGGGctggtttcttttccccGGTGTCTTCACAGATTTACTATCCGGCCTTAAACACCCTAGCCAATGATCTACATGTCTCAGGTGGCTTGATAAATCTGACTCTCATGAGCTACATGGTACGAGTACCATTTCCCCGTCTGTCCATGAATAAGAAAACTTACGATAAGAAGATTTTCCAAGGGCTATCGCCCATGTTCGTGGGTGACTTTGCAGACAAAGCAGGCCGACGGCCAGCCTACATCGGATGTTTCATCCTGTACATAGCAGCCAACATTGGACTTGCACTACAAAACAACTACGCCGCACTGTTCGTTCTCCGCTGTCTACAAAGCGCCGGAATCAGCACTACCATTGCGCTCGGTTCGGGGGTGGTGTCGGATATCGCAACTGCCGCGGAGCGGGGCTCATATATGGGCTTCGTAACTGCCGGCACGCTACTGGGCCCGTCCGTGGGTCCGGTCATCGGAGGCCTCCTGGCGCAGTATCTAGGATGGCGAGCTATATTCTGGTTTCTGACTATATTCGCCGGCACCTTCACCATCCAGTTCTTACTCTTCTTCCCTGAAACGGCCCGGAAAGTAGTCGGCAACGGGTCTCTCCCGCCTCCAACCTGGAACCTATCATTAATCAACTGGTATCAAAccagatccagaagaacagaagaagaacaagaggaagCAACCAACAccacagaagaaagaaataaaatcaCATTCCCAAACCCACTAAGAACCCTCTCGATCGTCTTCCAAAAAGACACAAGCCTAATCCTGCTCTCCAAcgccatcctcttcgccgGCTTCTACGACGTCAGCGCCTCCATCCCCTCAATCTACCAGGACCTATACAACCTCAACGACCTCCAAATCGGCCTCTGCTACATCCCCTTCGGCCTCGGCGCCACACTCgcctccatcatctccggcAAAATCCTCGACTCCAACTACCGCCGCCTCGCAAAACAACTCAACATCCCCCTCCACAACTCCACCTCCAGGGACCTAAAAGACTTCCCCATCGAAAAAGCCCGTCTCCAACTCGCCTTCCCATTACTAGCAATCGGCAGTCTAACTGTAATCGCCTTCGGATGGGTCCTCCACTTCGGTGTCCATCTAGCGGCTCCCACCACCATCCTATTCGTAATGGGACTAGGCTTGACCGGCGCATTCAATACAGTAAGTACGTTGCTTGTGGATCTGTACCCCGGGAATGCGAGCGCCGCGACAGCGTCGAATAATTTCGTCCGCTGTTTGCTGGGCGCGGGTGCTACGGCGCTCATTGATCCTATGTTGAATGCTATGGGGAGGGGATGGTGTTTTACGTTCATTGCGTTTGTGATGTTGGCCACGGCGCCGCttttgggggttgttgtGAGGTTTGGGCCGAggtggagggaggagag CCccccaaaaacaaaacccAAAACCAGATATAATCGACCAAAAGacatacaaagaaaagaaacaatcCCAGTTGCTGAATATCCGGTGCATTGCTCGCTAAATCCGTCCAATTCAAATCATATCGTGACATCCCAGATGCAAGAGAAGGCTCAATGTGAAGTAAAACTGAccagagaaggaaatgcaaGAGATAGTATGTGA
- a CDS encoding uncharacterized protein (uncharacterized conserved protein), whose product MAEQPSSHSGSSTDMTVENKEKRTWYHSTLFNAFIIGGVGFFAPGLWNAMNSLGAGGAQSPFLINAANALVFGLMGFLCLFGGPIANRIGLNWTLLLGAVGYPIYSAALYTNNRYVQTFQTLVCSWRSANYESRATFAESIWLWFRTGGPLLGGAIVLGLNHSAEAKSKGKVGSQTYLIFVALQCLAVPLAWFLSPPEKVQRSDGSKVRIVLQDSWRAEMRELWKLSCRREVLLLLPIFWAAYFNQYSGNFTTYYFGVRARALIGFVSNFARLLSSGMISRFLDYRGISIKKRVTYRYDGPP is encoded by the exons ATGGCCGAACAACCATCATCGCATTCGGGTTCATCCACCGATATGACGGtggaaaataaagagaaGCGAACATGGTATCATTCAACGCTTTTCAATGCCTTTATTATCGGTGGCGTGGGCTTTTTCGCGCCCGGCTTGTGGAATGCAATGAATTCCTTGGGTGCCGGTGGCGCACAGTCGCCATTTTTGATAAACGCTGCCAATGCGTTGGTTTTTGGTCTGA TGGGTTTTCTGTGTCTCTTCGGCGGTCCGATTGCGAACCGCATTGGATTGAATTGGACCCTACTTTTGGGTGCAGTTGGGTATCCGATTTACTC GGCCGCATTATATACAAATAACCGCTATGTACAAACGTTCCAGACTCTAGTGTGTTCGTGGCGGAGCGCTAATTACGAGTCTAGGGCAACGTTTG CGGAAAGTATCTGGCTTTGGTTTCGTACTGGTGGACCTTTGCTGGGCGGCGCAATTGTCCTCGGGCTCAACCA TTCTGCTGAAGCGaagagcaaaggaaaagttgGCTCGC AGACCTatctcatcttcgtcgcatTACAGTGCCTCGCCGTTCCCCTGGCGTGGTTTCTCTCGCCACCTGAGAAGGTCCAGCGTAGCGATGGGAGCAAAGTGAGGATTGTTCTGCAGGACTCATGGCGTGCGGAGATgcgggagctttggaagctTTCTTGTCGGAGAGAA GTTCTTCTGCTGTTGCCGATCTTCTGGGCGGCATACTTTAACCAGTACAGTGGAA ACTTCACAACCTATTACTTCGGCGTCAGAGCCCGTGCTTTGATCGGCTTTGTCA GCAACTTCGCAAGACTGTTATCCTCGGGAATGATAAGTCGGTTCCTTGACTATAGAGGGATCTCAATCAAGAAGCGGGTCACATACAGGTATGACGGTCCACCATAA